One segment of Panthera leo isolate Ple1 chromosome A3, P.leo_Ple1_pat1.1, whole genome shotgun sequence DNA contains the following:
- the DCTN1 gene encoding dynactin subunit 1 isoform X6 — MMRQAPTARKTTTRRPKPTRPASTGVAGASSSLGPSGSASAGELSSSEPSTPAQTPLAAPIIPTPALTSPGAAPPLPSPSKEEEGLRAQVRDLEEKLETLRLKRAEDKAKLKELEKHKIQLEQVQEWKSKMQEQQADLQRRLKEARKEAKEALEAKERYMEEMADTADAIEMATLDKEMAEERAESLQQEVEALKERVDELTTDLEILKAEIEEKGSDGAASSYQLKQLEEQNARLKDALVRMRDLSSSEKQEHVKLQKLMEKKNQELEVVRQQRERLQEELSQAESTIDELKEQVDAALGAEEMVEMLTDRNLNLEEKVRELRETVGDLEAMNEMNDELQENARETELELREQLDMAGARVREAQKRVEAAQETVADYQQTIKKYRQLTAHLQDVNRELTNQQEASVERQQQPPPETFDFKIKFAETKAHAKAIEMELRQMEVAQANRHMSLLTAFMPDSFLRPGGDHDCVLVLLLMPRLICKAELIRKQAQEKFELSENCSERPGLRGAAGEQLSFAAGLVYSLSLLQATLHRYEHALSQCNVDVYKKVGSLYPEMSAHERSLDFLIELLHKDQLDETVNVEPLTKAIKYYQHLYSIHLAEQPEDSTMQLADHIKFTQSALDCMSVEVGRLRAFLQGGQEASDIALLLRDLETSCSDIRQFCKKIRRRMPGTDAPGIPAALAFGPQVSDTLLDCRKHLTWVVAVLQEVAAAAAQLIAPLAENEGLPVAALEELAFKASEQIYGTPSSSPYECLRQSSNILISTMNKLATAMQEGEYDAERPPSKPPPVELRAAALRAEITDAEGLGLKLEDRETVIKELKKSLKIKGEELSEANVRLSLLEKKLDSAAKDADERIEKVQTRLEETQALLRKKEKEFEETMDALQADIDQLEAEKAELKQRLNSQSKRTIEGLRGPPPSGIATLVSGIAGGGTPGQAPGSVAGPGLVKDSPLLLQQISAMRLHISQLQHENSILKGAQMKASLAALRPLHVAKLSPHEGPDSELTAGALYRKTSQLLETLNQLSTHTHVVDITRTSPAAKSPSAQLLEQVAQLKSLSDTIEKLKDEVLKETVSQRPGATVPTDFATFPSSAFLRAKEEQQDDTVYMGKVTFSCAAGLGQRHRLVLTQEQLHQLHGRLIS, encoded by the exons CCCACCCGCCCAGCCAGTACTGGGGTGGCTGGGGCCAGTAGCTCCCTGGGCCCCTCTGGCTCAGCATCAGCAGGTGAGCTGAGCAGCAGTGAGCCCAGCACCCCAGCTCAGACTCCCCTGGCAGCACCCATCATCCCCACACCGGCTCTCACCTCTCCTGGAGCAGCACCCCCATTGCCTTCCCCCTCCAAG gaggaggaggggctgagggcccAGGTACGGGATCTGGAGGAGAAACTGGAGACCCTGCGGttgaaacgggcagaagacaagGCAAAGCTAAAAGAGCTGGAGAAACATAAGATCCAGCTGGAGCAGGTGCAGGAATGGAAGAGCAAAATGCAGGAGCAGCAGGCGGACCTGCAACGACGCCTCAAGGAGGCGCGGAAG GAAGCCAAAGAGGCACTGGAGGCGAAGGAACGTTACATGGAGGAGATGGCTGACACTGCTGATGCCATCGAGATGGCCACTCTGGACAAGGAGATGGCTGAAGAGCGGGCTGAGTCCCTGCAGCAGGAGGTGGAAGCATTGAAAGAACGTGTGGATGAGCTCACCACTGACTTAGAGATCCTCAAGGCTGAGATTGAAGAGAAGG GCTCAGATGGGGCAGCGTCCAGTTATCAGCTCAAGCAGCTCGAGGAGCAGAATGCCCGCCTAAAGGATGCCCTGGTGAG GATGCGGGATCTTTCTTCCTCGGAGAAGCAGGAGCATGTGAAACTCCAGAAGCTCATGGAAAAGAAGAACCAAGAGCTGGAAGTTGTGAGGCAACAGCGGGAGCGTCTGCAGGAAGAGCTGAGCCAGGCGGAGAGCACCATCGATGAGCTCAAGGAGCAG GTGGATGCTGCTCTGGGTGCTGAGGAGATGGTGGAGATGCTAACAGACCGGAACTTGAATCTAGAAGAGAAAGTGCGAGAGTTGAGAGAGACCGTGGGGGACTTG GAAGCGATGAATGAGATGAACGATGAGCTGCAGGAGAATGCGCGCGAGACAGAACTGGAGCTGCGGGAGCAGCTGGACATGGCGGGCGCGAGGGTTCGGGAGGCCCAGAAGCGTGTAGAAGCAGCCCAGGAGACTGTTGCAGACTACCAGCAAACCATCAAGAAGTACCGCCAGCTGACCGCCCACCTTCAG gaTGTGAATCGGGAACTGACAAACCAGCAAGAAGCATCTGTGGAGAGGCAGCAGCAGCCACCCCCGGAGACTTTTGACTTTAAAATCAAGTTTGCTGAGACTAAGGCTCATGCCAAG GCAATTGAGATGGAATTGAGGCAGATGGAGGTGGCCCAGGCCAACCGTCACATGTCCCTGCTTACAGCCTTCATGCCAGACAGCTTCCTTCGGCCAGGTGGGGACCATGACTGTGTCCTGGTGCTGCTGCTCATGCCTCGTCTCATTTGCAAG GCAGAGCTGATCCGGAAGCAGGCCCAGGAGAAGTTTGAACTAAGCGAAAACTGTTCAGAGAGGCCTGGGCTCCGAGGAGCTGCAGGGGAGCAGCTCAGCTTTGCTGCTGGGCTGGTGTACTCACTGAGTCTATTGCAGGCCACACTCCACCGCTATGAGCA CGCCCTCTCTCAGTGCAATGTGGACGTGTATAAGAAGGTTGGCAGCCTCTACCCTGAGATGAGTGCCCACGAGCGCTCCTTGGATTTCCTCATTGAGCTGCTACACAAGGATCAGCTGGATGAGACTGTCAACGTAGAGCCTCTCACTAAGGCCATCAAGTACTACCAG CATCTGTACAGTATCCATCTTGCTGAACAGCCCGAGGACAGTACCATGCAGCTGGCTGACCACATTAAG TTCACCCAGAGTGCCCTTGACTGCATGAGCGTAGAGGTGGGACGGCTGCGTGCCTTCTTGCAG GGTGGACAGGAGGCTTCAGATATTGCCCTCCTGCTCCGGGACCTGGAAACATCATGTAGTGACATCCGCCAGTTCTGCAAGAAGATCCGAAGGCGAATGCCAGGGACAGATGCTCCTGGGATCCCAGCTGCACTGGCCTTTGGACCACAG GTGTCCGACACACTCCTAGACTGCAGGAAACACTTGACGTGGGTGGTGGCTGTGCTGCAGGAGGTGGCAGCTGCTGCCGCCCAGCTCATTGCCCCACTGGCAGAGAACGAGGGACTGCCTGTGGCTGCCCTGGAGGAGCTGGCTTTCAAAGCAAGCGAGCAG ATCTACGGTACCCCCTCCAGCAGCCCCTATGAGTGTCTGCGCCAGTCGAGCAACATCCTCATCAGTACCATGAACAAACTGGCCACGGCCATGCAGGAGGGAGAGTATGATGCAGAGCGGCCCCCCAGCAAG CCTCCCCCAGTTGAGCTGCGGGCTGCAGCCCTTCGTGCAGAGATCACTGATGCTGAAGGCCTGGGCTTGAAGCTTGAAGATAGAGAGACAGTTATCAAGGAGTTGAAGAAGTCACTCAAAATCAAG GGGGAGGAACTAAGTGAGGCCAACGTGCGGCTAAGCCTCTTGGAGAAGAAGCTGGACAGTGCTGCCAAGGATGCAGATGAGCGCATCGAGAAAGTCCAGACTCGCCTGGAGGAAACCCAGGCACTGCTGCGGAAGAAGGAGAA AGAGTTTGAGGAGACGATGGATGCACTCCAGGCTGACATTGACCAGCTAGAGGCAGAGAAGGCAGAGCTAAAGCAGCGGCTGAACAGCCAGTCGAAGCGCACGATTGAGGGGCTCCGGGGGCCCCCTCCCTCGGGTATTGCTACCCTGGTCTCTGGCATTGCTGGTG GAGGCACCCCtgggcaggctccagggtctgttGCAGGCCCTGGGCTGGTGAAGGATTCACCCCTGCTGCTGCAGCAGATCTCTGCCATGAGGCTACATATCTCCCAGTTACAGCATGAGAATAGCATCCTCAAG GGAGCCCAGATGAAGGCGTCCTTAGCAGCCCTGCGCCCCCTGCATGTGGCAAAGCTCTCACCCCATGAGGGCCCTGATAGTGAGCTAACAGCTGGAGCGCTGTATCGTAAGACCAGCCAGCTGTTGGAGACGTTGAATCAACTGAGCACGCACACCCACGTAGTAGATATCACTCGTACCAGCCCTG CTGCCAAGAGCCCGTCGGCCCAGCTCCTGGAGCAGGTGGCTCAGCTCAAGTCCTTAAGTGACACCATCGAGAAACTCAAG GATGAGGTCCTTAAGGAGACCGTATCTCAGCGCCCTGGAGCCACAGTCCCCACTGACTTTGCCACTTTCCCTTCATCAGCCTTCCTCAGG GCCAAGGAGGAGCAGCAGGACGACACCGTCTACATGGGCAAAGTGACCTTCTCGTGCGCAGCTGGCCTTGGACAGCGACACCGGCTGGTGCTGACCCAGGAGCAGCTGCACCAGCTTCATGGTCGCCTCATCTCCTAA
- the DCTN1 gene encoding dynactin subunit 1 isoform X2, protein MSAEASARPLRVGSRVEVIGKGHRGTVAYVGATLFATGKWVGVILDEAKGKNDGTVQGRKYFTCDEGHGIFVRQSQIQVFEDGADTTSPETPDSSASKVLKREGTDSAAKTSKLTTTRRPKPTRPASTGVAGASSSLGPSGSASAGELSSSEPSTPAQTPLAAPIIPTPALTSPGAAPPLPSPSKEEEGLRAQVRDLEEKLETLRLKRAEDKAKLKELEKHKIQLEQVQEWKSKMQEQQADLQRRLKEARKEAKEALEAKERYMEEMADTADAIEMATLDKEMAEERAESLQQEVEALKERVDELTTDLEILKAEIEEKGSDGAASSYQLKQLEEQNARLKDALVRMRDLSSSEKQEHVKLQKLMEKKNQELEVVRQQRERLQEELSQAESTIDELKEQVDAALGAEEMVEMLTDRNLNLEEKVRELRETVGDLEAMNEMNDELQENARETELELREQLDMAGARVREAQKRVEAAQETVADYQQTIKKYRQLTAHLQDVNRELTNQQEASVERQQQPPPETFDFKIKFAETKAHAKAIEMELRQMEVAQANRHMSLLTAFMPDSFLRPGGDHDCVLVLLLMPRLICKAELIRKQAQEKFELSENCSERPGLRGAAGEQLSFAAGLVYSLSLLQATLHRYEHALSQCNVDVYKKVGSLYPEMSAHERSLDFLIELLHKDQLDETVNVEPLTKAIKYYQHLYSIHLAEQPEDSTMQLADHIKFTQSALDCMSVEVGRLRAFLQGGQEASDIALLLRDLETSCSDIRQFCKKIRRRMPGTDAPGIPAALAFGPQVSDTLLDCRKHLTWVVAVLQEVAAAAAQLIAPLAENEGLPVAALEELAFKASEQIYGTPSSSPYECLRQSSNILISTMNKLATAMQEGEYDAERPPSKPPPVELRAAALRAEITDAEGLGLKLEDRETVIKELKKSLKIKGEELSEANVRLSLLEKKLDSAAKDADERIEKVQTRLEETQALLRKKEKEFEETMDALQADIDQLEAEKAELKQRLNSQSKRTIEGLRGPPPSGIATLVSGIAGGGTPGQAPGSVAGPGLVKDSPLLLQQISAMRLHISQLQHENSILKGAQMKASLAALRPLHVAKLSPHEGPDSELTAGALYRKTSQLLETLNQLSTHTHVVDITRTSPAAKSPSAQLLEQVAQLKSLSDTIEKLKDEVLKETVSQRPGATVPTDFATFPSSAFLRAKEEQQDDTVYMGKVTFSCAAGLGQRHRLVLTQEQLHQLHGRLIS, encoded by the exons CCCACCCGCCCAGCCAGTACTGGGGTGGCTGGGGCCAGTAGCTCCCTGGGCCCCTCTGGCTCAGCATCAGCAGGTGAGCTGAGCAGCAGTGAGCCCAGCACCCCAGCTCAGACTCCCCTGGCAGCACCCATCATCCCCACACCGGCTCTCACCTCTCCTGGAGCAGCACCCCCATTGCCTTCCCCCTCCAAG gaggaggaggggctgagggcccAGGTACGGGATCTGGAGGAGAAACTGGAGACCCTGCGGttgaaacgggcagaagacaagGCAAAGCTAAAAGAGCTGGAGAAACATAAGATCCAGCTGGAGCAGGTGCAGGAATGGAAGAGCAAAATGCAGGAGCAGCAGGCGGACCTGCAACGACGCCTCAAGGAGGCGCGGAAG GAAGCCAAAGAGGCACTGGAGGCGAAGGAACGTTACATGGAGGAGATGGCTGACACTGCTGATGCCATCGAGATGGCCACTCTGGACAAGGAGATGGCTGAAGAGCGGGCTGAGTCCCTGCAGCAGGAGGTGGAAGCATTGAAAGAACGTGTGGATGAGCTCACCACTGACTTAGAGATCCTCAAGGCTGAGATTGAAGAGAAGG GCTCAGATGGGGCAGCGTCCAGTTATCAGCTCAAGCAGCTCGAGGAGCAGAATGCCCGCCTAAAGGATGCCCTGGTGAG GATGCGGGATCTTTCTTCCTCGGAGAAGCAGGAGCATGTGAAACTCCAGAAGCTCATGGAAAAGAAGAACCAAGAGCTGGAAGTTGTGAGGCAACAGCGGGAGCGTCTGCAGGAAGAGCTGAGCCAGGCGGAGAGCACCATCGATGAGCTCAAGGAGCAG GTGGATGCTGCTCTGGGTGCTGAGGAGATGGTGGAGATGCTAACAGACCGGAACTTGAATCTAGAAGAGAAAGTGCGAGAGTTGAGAGAGACCGTGGGGGACTTG GAAGCGATGAATGAGATGAACGATGAGCTGCAGGAGAATGCGCGCGAGACAGAACTGGAGCTGCGGGAGCAGCTGGACATGGCGGGCGCGAGGGTTCGGGAGGCCCAGAAGCGTGTAGAAGCAGCCCAGGAGACTGTTGCAGACTACCAGCAAACCATCAAGAAGTACCGCCAGCTGACCGCCCACCTTCAG gaTGTGAATCGGGAACTGACAAACCAGCAAGAAGCATCTGTGGAGAGGCAGCAGCAGCCACCCCCGGAGACTTTTGACTTTAAAATCAAGTTTGCTGAGACTAAGGCTCATGCCAAG GCAATTGAGATGGAATTGAGGCAGATGGAGGTGGCCCAGGCCAACCGTCACATGTCCCTGCTTACAGCCTTCATGCCAGACAGCTTCCTTCGGCCAGGTGGGGACCATGACTGTGTCCTGGTGCTGCTGCTCATGCCTCGTCTCATTTGCAAG GCAGAGCTGATCCGGAAGCAGGCCCAGGAGAAGTTTGAACTAAGCGAAAACTGTTCAGAGAGGCCTGGGCTCCGAGGAGCTGCAGGGGAGCAGCTCAGCTTTGCTGCTGGGCTGGTGTACTCACTGAGTCTATTGCAGGCCACACTCCACCGCTATGAGCA CGCCCTCTCTCAGTGCAATGTGGACGTGTATAAGAAGGTTGGCAGCCTCTACCCTGAGATGAGTGCCCACGAGCGCTCCTTGGATTTCCTCATTGAGCTGCTACACAAGGATCAGCTGGATGAGACTGTCAACGTAGAGCCTCTCACTAAGGCCATCAAGTACTACCAG CATCTGTACAGTATCCATCTTGCTGAACAGCCCGAGGACAGTACCATGCAGCTGGCTGACCACATTAAG TTCACCCAGAGTGCCCTTGACTGCATGAGCGTAGAGGTGGGACGGCTGCGTGCCTTCTTGCAG GGTGGACAGGAGGCTTCAGATATTGCCCTCCTGCTCCGGGACCTGGAAACATCATGTAGTGACATCCGCCAGTTCTGCAAGAAGATCCGAAGGCGAATGCCAGGGACAGATGCTCCTGGGATCCCAGCTGCACTGGCCTTTGGACCACAG GTGTCCGACACACTCCTAGACTGCAGGAAACACTTGACGTGGGTGGTGGCTGTGCTGCAGGAGGTGGCAGCTGCTGCCGCCCAGCTCATTGCCCCACTGGCAGAGAACGAGGGACTGCCTGTGGCTGCCCTGGAGGAGCTGGCTTTCAAAGCAAGCGAGCAG ATCTACGGTACCCCCTCCAGCAGCCCCTATGAGTGTCTGCGCCAGTCGAGCAACATCCTCATCAGTACCATGAACAAACTGGCCACGGCCATGCAGGAGGGAGAGTATGATGCAGAGCGGCCCCCCAGCAAG CCTCCCCCAGTTGAGCTGCGGGCTGCAGCCCTTCGTGCAGAGATCACTGATGCTGAAGGCCTGGGCTTGAAGCTTGAAGATAGAGAGACAGTTATCAAGGAGTTGAAGAAGTCACTCAAAATCAAG GGGGAGGAACTAAGTGAGGCCAACGTGCGGCTAAGCCTCTTGGAGAAGAAGCTGGACAGTGCTGCCAAGGATGCAGATGAGCGCATCGAGAAAGTCCAGACTCGCCTGGAGGAAACCCAGGCACTGCTGCGGAAGAAGGAGAA AGAGTTTGAGGAGACGATGGATGCACTCCAGGCTGACATTGACCAGCTAGAGGCAGAGAAGGCAGAGCTAAAGCAGCGGCTGAACAGCCAGTCGAAGCGCACGATTGAGGGGCTCCGGGGGCCCCCTCCCTCGGGTATTGCTACCCTGGTCTCTGGCATTGCTGGTG GAGGCACCCCtgggcaggctccagggtctgttGCAGGCCCTGGGCTGGTGAAGGATTCACCCCTGCTGCTGCAGCAGATCTCTGCCATGAGGCTACATATCTCCCAGTTACAGCATGAGAATAGCATCCTCAAG GGAGCCCAGATGAAGGCGTCCTTAGCAGCCCTGCGCCCCCTGCATGTGGCAAAGCTCTCACCCCATGAGGGCCCTGATAGTGAGCTAACAGCTGGAGCGCTGTATCGTAAGACCAGCCAGCTGTTGGAGACGTTGAATCAACTGAGCACGCACACCCACGTAGTAGATATCACTCGTACCAGCCCTG CTGCCAAGAGCCCGTCGGCCCAGCTCCTGGAGCAGGTGGCTCAGCTCAAGTCCTTAAGTGACACCATCGAGAAACTCAAG GATGAGGTCCTTAAGGAGACCGTATCTCAGCGCCCTGGAGCCACAGTCCCCACTGACTTTGCCACTTTCCCTTCATCAGCCTTCCTCAGG GCCAAGGAGGAGCAGCAGGACGACACCGTCTACATGGGCAAAGTGACCTTCTCGTGCGCAGCTGGCCTTGGACAGCGACACCGGCTGGTGCTGACCCAGGAGCAGCTGCACCAGCTTCATGGTCGCCTCATCTCCTAA
- the DCTN1 gene encoding dynactin subunit 1 isoform X1, which yields MSAEASARPLRVGSRVEVIGKGHRGTVAYVGATLFATGKWVGVILDEAKGKNDGTVQGRKYFTCDEGHGIFVRQSQIQVFEDGADTTSPETPDSSASKVLKREGTDSAAKTSKLTTTRRPKPTRPASTGVAGASSSLGPSGSASAGELSSSEPSTPAQTPLAAPIIPTPALTSPGAAPPLPSPSKEEEGLRAQVRDLEEKLETLRLKRAEDKAKLKELEKHKIQLEQVQEWKSKMQEQQADLQRRLKEARKEAKEALEAKERYMEEMADTADAIEMATLDKEMAEERAESLQQEVEALKERVDELTTDLEILKAEIEEKGSDGAASSYQLKQLEEQNARLKDALVRMRDLSSSEKQEHVKLQKLMEKKNQELEVVRQQRERLQEELSQAESTIDELKEQVDAALGAEEMVEMLTDRNLNLEEKVRELRETVGDLEAMNEMNDELQENARETELELREQLDMAGARVREAQKRVEAAQETVADYQQTIKKYRQLTAHLQDVNRELTNQQEASVERQQQPPPETFDFKIKFAETKAHAKAIEMELRQMEVAQANRHMSLLTAFMPDSFLRPGGDHDCVLVLLLMPRLICKAELIRKQAQEKFELSENCSERPGLRGAAGEQLSFAAGLVYSLSLLQATLHRYEHALSQCNVDVYKKVGSLYPEMSAHERSLDFLIELLHKDQLDETVNVEPLTKAIKYYQHLYSIHLAEQPEDSTMQLADHIKFTQSALDCMSVEVGRLRAFLQGGQEASDIALLLRDLETSCSDIRQFCKKIRRRMPGTDAPGIPAALAFGPQVSDTLLDCRKHLTWVVAVLQEVAAAAAQLIAPLAENEGLPVAALEELAFKASEQIYGTPSSSPYECLRQSSNILISTMNKLATAMQEGEYDAERPPSKPPPVELRAAALRAEITDAEGLGLKLEDRETVIKELKKSLKIKGEELSEANVRLSLLEKKLDSAAKDADERIEKVQTRLEETQALLRKKEKEFEETMDALQADIDQLEAEKAELKQRLNSQSKRTIEGLRGPPPSGIATLVSGIAGEEQQRGGTPGQAPGSVAGPGLVKDSPLLLQQISAMRLHISQLQHENSILKGAQMKASLAALRPLHVAKLSPHEGPDSELTAGALYRKTSQLLETLNQLSTHTHVVDITRTSPAAKSPSAQLLEQVAQLKSLSDTIEKLKDEVLKETVSQRPGATVPTDFATFPSSAFLRAKEEQQDDTVYMGKVTFSCAAGLGQRHRLVLTQEQLHQLHGRLIS from the exons CCCACCCGCCCAGCCAGTACTGGGGTGGCTGGGGCCAGTAGCTCCCTGGGCCCCTCTGGCTCAGCATCAGCAGGTGAGCTGAGCAGCAGTGAGCCCAGCACCCCAGCTCAGACTCCCCTGGCAGCACCCATCATCCCCACACCGGCTCTCACCTCTCCTGGAGCAGCACCCCCATTGCCTTCCCCCTCCAAG gaggaggaggggctgagggcccAGGTACGGGATCTGGAGGAGAAACTGGAGACCCTGCGGttgaaacgggcagaagacaagGCAAAGCTAAAAGAGCTGGAGAAACATAAGATCCAGCTGGAGCAGGTGCAGGAATGGAAGAGCAAAATGCAGGAGCAGCAGGCGGACCTGCAACGACGCCTCAAGGAGGCGCGGAAG GAAGCCAAAGAGGCACTGGAGGCGAAGGAACGTTACATGGAGGAGATGGCTGACACTGCTGATGCCATCGAGATGGCCACTCTGGACAAGGAGATGGCTGAAGAGCGGGCTGAGTCCCTGCAGCAGGAGGTGGAAGCATTGAAAGAACGTGTGGATGAGCTCACCACTGACTTAGAGATCCTCAAGGCTGAGATTGAAGAGAAGG GCTCAGATGGGGCAGCGTCCAGTTATCAGCTCAAGCAGCTCGAGGAGCAGAATGCCCGCCTAAAGGATGCCCTGGTGAG GATGCGGGATCTTTCTTCCTCGGAGAAGCAGGAGCATGTGAAACTCCAGAAGCTCATGGAAAAGAAGAACCAAGAGCTGGAAGTTGTGAGGCAACAGCGGGAGCGTCTGCAGGAAGAGCTGAGCCAGGCGGAGAGCACCATCGATGAGCTCAAGGAGCAG GTGGATGCTGCTCTGGGTGCTGAGGAGATGGTGGAGATGCTAACAGACCGGAACTTGAATCTAGAAGAGAAAGTGCGAGAGTTGAGAGAGACCGTGGGGGACTTG GAAGCGATGAATGAGATGAACGATGAGCTGCAGGAGAATGCGCGCGAGACAGAACTGGAGCTGCGGGAGCAGCTGGACATGGCGGGCGCGAGGGTTCGGGAGGCCCAGAAGCGTGTAGAAGCAGCCCAGGAGACTGTTGCAGACTACCAGCAAACCATCAAGAAGTACCGCCAGCTGACCGCCCACCTTCAG gaTGTGAATCGGGAACTGACAAACCAGCAAGAAGCATCTGTGGAGAGGCAGCAGCAGCCACCCCCGGAGACTTTTGACTTTAAAATCAAGTTTGCTGAGACTAAGGCTCATGCCAAG GCAATTGAGATGGAATTGAGGCAGATGGAGGTGGCCCAGGCCAACCGTCACATGTCCCTGCTTACAGCCTTCATGCCAGACAGCTTCCTTCGGCCAGGTGGGGACCATGACTGTGTCCTGGTGCTGCTGCTCATGCCTCGTCTCATTTGCAAG GCAGAGCTGATCCGGAAGCAGGCCCAGGAGAAGTTTGAACTAAGCGAAAACTGTTCAGAGAGGCCTGGGCTCCGAGGAGCTGCAGGGGAGCAGCTCAGCTTTGCTGCTGGGCTGGTGTACTCACTGAGTCTATTGCAGGCCACACTCCACCGCTATGAGCA CGCCCTCTCTCAGTGCAATGTGGACGTGTATAAGAAGGTTGGCAGCCTCTACCCTGAGATGAGTGCCCACGAGCGCTCCTTGGATTTCCTCATTGAGCTGCTACACAAGGATCAGCTGGATGAGACTGTCAACGTAGAGCCTCTCACTAAGGCCATCAAGTACTACCAG CATCTGTACAGTATCCATCTTGCTGAACAGCCCGAGGACAGTACCATGCAGCTGGCTGACCACATTAAG TTCACCCAGAGTGCCCTTGACTGCATGAGCGTAGAGGTGGGACGGCTGCGTGCCTTCTTGCAG GGTGGACAGGAGGCTTCAGATATTGCCCTCCTGCTCCGGGACCTGGAAACATCATGTAGTGACATCCGCCAGTTCTGCAAGAAGATCCGAAGGCGAATGCCAGGGACAGATGCTCCTGGGATCCCAGCTGCACTGGCCTTTGGACCACAG GTGTCCGACACACTCCTAGACTGCAGGAAACACTTGACGTGGGTGGTGGCTGTGCTGCAGGAGGTGGCAGCTGCTGCCGCCCAGCTCATTGCCCCACTGGCAGAGAACGAGGGACTGCCTGTGGCTGCCCTGGAGGAGCTGGCTTTCAAAGCAAGCGAGCAG ATCTACGGTACCCCCTCCAGCAGCCCCTATGAGTGTCTGCGCCAGTCGAGCAACATCCTCATCAGTACCATGAACAAACTGGCCACGGCCATGCAGGAGGGAGAGTATGATGCAGAGCGGCCCCCCAGCAAG CCTCCCCCAGTTGAGCTGCGGGCTGCAGCCCTTCGTGCAGAGATCACTGATGCTGAAGGCCTGGGCTTGAAGCTTGAAGATAGAGAGACAGTTATCAAGGAGTTGAAGAAGTCACTCAAAATCAAG GGGGAGGAACTAAGTGAGGCCAACGTGCGGCTAAGCCTCTTGGAGAAGAAGCTGGACAGTGCTGCCAAGGATGCAGATGAGCGCATCGAGAAAGTCCAGACTCGCCTGGAGGAAACCCAGGCACTGCTGCGGAAGAAGGAGAA AGAGTTTGAGGAGACGATGGATGCACTCCAGGCTGACATTGACCAGCTAGAGGCAGAGAAGGCAGAGCTAAAGCAGCGGCTGAACAGCCAGTCGAAGCGCACGATTGAGGGGCTCCGGGGGCCCCCTCCCTCGGGTATTGCTACCCTGGTCTCTGGCATTGCTGGTG AAGAACAGCAGCGAG GAGGCACCCCtgggcaggctccagggtctgttGCAGGCCCTGGGCTGGTGAAGGATTCACCCCTGCTGCTGCAGCAGATCTCTGCCATGAGGCTACATATCTCCCAGTTACAGCATGAGAATAGCATCCTCAAG GGAGCCCAGATGAAGGCGTCCTTAGCAGCCCTGCGCCCCCTGCATGTGGCAAAGCTCTCACCCCATGAGGGCCCTGATAGTGAGCTAACAGCTGGAGCGCTGTATCGTAAGACCAGCCAGCTGTTGGAGACGTTGAATCAACTGAGCACGCACACCCACGTAGTAGATATCACTCGTACCAGCCCTG CTGCCAAGAGCCCGTCGGCCCAGCTCCTGGAGCAGGTGGCTCAGCTCAAGTCCTTAAGTGACACCATCGAGAAACTCAAG GATGAGGTCCTTAAGGAGACCGTATCTCAGCGCCCTGGAGCCACAGTCCCCACTGACTTTGCCACTTTCCCTTCATCAGCCTTCCTCAGG GCCAAGGAGGAGCAGCAGGACGACACCGTCTACATGGGCAAAGTGACCTTCTCGTGCGCAGCTGGCCTTGGACAGCGACACCGGCTGGTGCTGACCCAGGAGCAGCTGCACCAGCTTCATGGTCGCCTCATCTCCTAA